In Pomacea canaliculata isolate SZHN2017 linkage group LG12, ASM307304v1, whole genome shotgun sequence, a single genomic region encodes these proteins:
- the LOC112553424 gene encoding uncharacterized protein LOC112553424, whose amino-acid sequence MPGGCRETTPCVLAGSKYSVDSCASCAFVVDLKVNRTVCPQWTTTRQQKQTTATSLCHTISTKKDGQATAWKHPRLNPPQKKRRYLPLNVHAQSDDTIKNSPNPQEYARKAPPTASRCNDPAFPACVHMAGQYDIGSTVPGPAGSLPTRIFSFRTCGCTMTWTTHSSVSREMNSRPKAKIHDLTVMAAVVRATILRLS is encoded by the exons ATGCCGGGTGGATGCCGTGAGACGACACCCTGTGTTCTGGCGGGAAGTAAGTACTCAGTTGACTCGTGCGCTTCTTGTGCATTTGTCGTAGACTTGAAA GTGAATCGAACGGTTTGCCCTCAATGGACAACCACAAGACAACAAAAGCAGACGACTGCGACATCCCTGTGTCACACCATCAGCACCAAGAAGGATGGTCAAGCGACCGCGTGGAAGCATCCTCGTCTCAACCCACCGCAAAAGAAGCGGCGTTACCTACCCCTGAACGTCCACGCCCAAAGTGACGACACCATCAAGAACTCTCCCAACCCTCAAGAATATGCGAGAAAAGCTCCCCCAACCGCCAGTCGCTGCAACGACCCAGCCTTCCCGGCATGCGTTCACATGGCAGGACAGTATGACATCGGTTCCACTGTCCCCGGCCCTGCGGGTTCGCTTCCTACGAGGATTTTCTCTTTCCGGACCTGCGGCTGCACGATGACGTGGACAACGCACTCTTCTGTCAGCAGGGAGATGAACAGCCGGCCAAAGGCAAAGATCCACGATCTGACGGTGATGGCAGCAGTCGTCCGTGCCACTATCCTCAGATTGTC
- the LOC112576571 gene encoding uncharacterized protein LOC112576571 isoform X3 codes for MNDNVLSQRSSIKNSGLASMMSIPSPLSSEAYAAKKNDRLKDSHILYALSKDITKTRSWSGPKLRSFNAHQTHRASWYNNSTPHHSPFLTTPIQRMKSSAGGDIAANRHSERYKSGLSRNRQEQRLREELSVIYQSHRMNQALEMGPHRQDVSYYICGSRMPLLNRYIVSESELQRQHAMKEASNELKLDLTRGEELTGDDCDDLEDHHHDWRLQNTSLEKISILFKNPEA; via the exons ATGAATGACAATGTTCTTAGTCAACGCAGCAGCATCAAAAATAGTGGCTTGGCATCCATGATGTCTATCCCCTCACCTTTGTCATCTGAGGCATATGCAGCCAAGAAGAATGACAGGCTGAAA GACTCACATATTTTATATGCCCTAAGCAAAGATATCACAAAAACAAGGTCTTGGAG TGGTCCTAAGCTCAGAAGCTTCAATGCTCATCAAACGCATCGTGCCAGCTGGTACAACAATTCCACACCTCACCATAGCCCTTTCTTAACGACACCAATTCAAAGAATG AAGAGCTCTGCAGGAGGGGATATAGCAGCAAATAGACACTCAGAGAGATATAAAAGTGGGCTGAGCAGAAATCGGCAAGAACAGCGACTACGTGAGGAATTGTCAGTTATTTACCAGTCCCACAGAATGAACCAAGCATTAGAG ATGGGTCCACACAGGCAAGATGTTAGCTATTATATCTGTGGGTCCCGGATGCCACTGCTAAACCGTTACATTGTGAGCGAATCTGAACTTCAGCGACAGCATGCTATGAAAGAGGCCAGCAACGAGCTAAAGCTTGACCTCACCAG AGGGGAGGAGCTCACTGGGGACGACTGTGATGATCTGgaagatcatcatcatgattggAGGCTTCAGAATACATCATTGGAG AAAATATCCATACTTTTCAAGAATCCCGAAGCCTAA
- the LOC112576571 gene encoding uncharacterized protein LOC112576571 isoform X2 codes for MNDNVLSQRSSIKNSGLASMMSIPSPLSSEAYAAKKNDRLKDSHILYALSKDITKTRSWSGPKLRSFNAHQTHRASWYNNSTPHHSPFLTTPIQRMKSSAGGDIAANRHSERYKSGLSRNRQEQRLREELSVIYQSHRMNQALEMGPHRQDVSYYICGSRMPLLNRYIVSESELQRQHAMKEASNELKLDLTSRGEELTGDDCDDLEDHHHDWRLQNTSLEKISILFKNPEA; via the exons ATGAATGACAATGTTCTTAGTCAACGCAGCAGCATCAAAAATAGTGGCTTGGCATCCATGATGTCTATCCCCTCACCTTTGTCATCTGAGGCATATGCAGCCAAGAAGAATGACAGGCTGAAA GACTCACATATTTTATATGCCCTAAGCAAAGATATCACAAAAACAAGGTCTTGGAG TGGTCCTAAGCTCAGAAGCTTCAATGCTCATCAAACGCATCGTGCCAGCTGGTACAACAATTCCACACCTCACCATAGCCCTTTCTTAACGACACCAATTCAAAGAATG AAGAGCTCTGCAGGAGGGGATATAGCAGCAAATAGACACTCAGAGAGATATAAAAGTGGGCTGAGCAGAAATCGGCAAGAACAGCGACTACGTGAGGAATTGTCAGTTATTTACCAGTCCCACAGAATGAACCAAGCATTAGAG ATGGGTCCACACAGGCAAGATGTTAGCTATTATATCTGTGGGTCCCGGATGCCACTGCTAAACCGTTACATTGTGAGCGAATCTGAACTTCAGCGACAGCATGCTATGAAAGAGGCCAGCAACGAGCTAAAGCTTGACCTCACCAG CAGAGGGGAGGAGCTCACTGGGGACGACTGTGATGATCTGgaagatcatcatcatgattggAGGCTTCAGAATACATCATTGGAG AAAATATCCATACTTTTCAAGAATCCCGAAGCCTAA
- the LOC112576571 gene encoding uncharacterized protein LOC112576571 isoform X1: MNDNVLSQRSSIKNSGLASMMSIPSPLSSEAYAAKKNDRLKDSHILYALSKDITKTRSWSGPKLRSFNAHQTHRASWYNNSTPHHSPFLTTPIQRMKSSAGGDIAANRHSERYKSGLSRNRQEQRLREELSVIYQSHRMNQALEMGPHRQDVSYYICGSRMPLLNRYIVSESELQRQHAMKEASNELKLDLTRKYPYFSRIPKPNKNKSREKTDDKISHKNGDTVDEAAALKTSIPDETEPVALKPKSQQIGERIPPINATSAEASRNDDYLLSHYSEISSSPQSLQSRGVSDDKIIKENT, encoded by the exons ATGAATGACAATGTTCTTAGTCAACGCAGCAGCATCAAAAATAGTGGCTTGGCATCCATGATGTCTATCCCCTCACCTTTGTCATCTGAGGCATATGCAGCCAAGAAGAATGACAGGCTGAAA GACTCACATATTTTATATGCCCTAAGCAAAGATATCACAAAAACAAGGTCTTGGAG TGGTCCTAAGCTCAGAAGCTTCAATGCTCATCAAACGCATCGTGCCAGCTGGTACAACAATTCCACACCTCACCATAGCCCTTTCTTAACGACACCAATTCAAAGAATG AAGAGCTCTGCAGGAGGGGATATAGCAGCAAATAGACACTCAGAGAGATATAAAAGTGGGCTGAGCAGAAATCGGCAAGAACAGCGACTACGTGAGGAATTGTCAGTTATTTACCAGTCCCACAGAATGAACCAAGCATTAGAG ATGGGTCCACACAGGCAAGATGTTAGCTATTATATCTGTGGGTCCCGGATGCCACTGCTAAACCGTTACATTGTGAGCGAATCTGAACTTCAGCGACAGCATGCTATGAAAGAGGCCAGCAACGAGCTAAAGCTTGACCTCACCAG AAAATATCCATACTTTTCAAGAATCCCGAAGCCTAACAAGAACAAG TCCAGAGAAAAAACAGACGATAAAATTTCCCATAAAAATGGTGATACTGTTGATGAGGCTGCTGCCCTGAAAACTTCTATACCTGATGAGACAGAACCAGTCGCTTTAAAACCTAAATCACAGCAGATTGGAGAAAGAATACCACCTATCAATGCTACTTCTGCAGAAGCATCAAGAAATGATGATTATTTACTATCACATTACTCTGAAATATCTAGTTCTCCTCAGTCTCTGCAGAGCAGAGGTGTCTCAGATGATAAGATTATCAAGGAAAACACTTGA
- the LOC112576571 gene encoding uncharacterized protein LOC112576571 isoform X4: MNDNVLSQRSSIKNSGLASMMSIPSPLSSEAYAAKKNDRLKDSHILYALSKDITKTRSWSGPKLRSFNAHQTHRASWYNNSTPHHSPFLTTPIQRMKSSAGGDIAANRHSERYKSGLSRNRQEQRLREELSVIYQSHRMNQALEMGPHRQDVSYYICGSRMPLLNRYIVSESELQRQHAMKEASNELKLDLTSRGEELTGDDCDDLEDHHHDWRLQNTSLECPVV; this comes from the exons ATGAATGACAATGTTCTTAGTCAACGCAGCAGCATCAAAAATAGTGGCTTGGCATCCATGATGTCTATCCCCTCACCTTTGTCATCTGAGGCATATGCAGCCAAGAAGAATGACAGGCTGAAA GACTCACATATTTTATATGCCCTAAGCAAAGATATCACAAAAACAAGGTCTTGGAG TGGTCCTAAGCTCAGAAGCTTCAATGCTCATCAAACGCATCGTGCCAGCTGGTACAACAATTCCACACCTCACCATAGCCCTTTCTTAACGACACCAATTCAAAGAATG AAGAGCTCTGCAGGAGGGGATATAGCAGCAAATAGACACTCAGAGAGATATAAAAGTGGGCTGAGCAGAAATCGGCAAGAACAGCGACTACGTGAGGAATTGTCAGTTATTTACCAGTCCCACAGAATGAACCAAGCATTAGAG ATGGGTCCACACAGGCAAGATGTTAGCTATTATATCTGTGGGTCCCGGATGCCACTGCTAAACCGTTACATTGTGAGCGAATCTGAACTTCAGCGACAGCATGCTATGAAAGAGGCCAGCAACGAGCTAAAGCTTGACCTCACCAG CAGAGGGGAGGAGCTCACTGGGGACGACTGTGATGATCTGgaagatcatcatcatgattggAGGCTTCAGAATACATCATTGGAG TGCCCTGTTGTATGA